From a single Nostoc sp. MS1 genomic region:
- a CDS encoding tyrosine-type recombinase/integrase, whose translation MKLLLQLGLAKYLLLVNIYKIPLLPIFWVKAEYSKFGFDMPKINRKGKAAVISNDEYSKLRKQIKTQKYKLLLDLAWYTGERWGALIKLKVSDVYDSRGRPKAILIFPSIIRKHRPDGTAESVEIPVHDNLRESLERFEPGESEWLFPSRCGTKPICLRNAYDILKRAVERSGMSAKGISTHSTRRSLVNRLRKNGTSKSVIRKITGHRDDKGLDPYIDIDIDEVKGAIATL comes from the coding sequence GTGAAACTATTACTACAACTAGGATTAGCCAAATATTTACTATTAGTGAATATCTACAAAATTCCGCTTTTACCTATTTTCTGGGTAAAAGCGGAATATTCAAAGTTCGGTTTTGATATGCCCAAGATTAACAGAAAAGGAAAAGCTGCTGTCATCTCTAATGATGAATATTCAAAATTGCGTAAACAGATTAAAACTCAAAAATATAAATTGCTTCTTGACCTAGCTTGGTACACGGGTGAACGTTGGGGGGCATTAATCAAGCTGAAGGTTAGCGATGTCTACGACAGCCGGGGACGGCCCAAGGCAATACTGATTTTTCCCTCCATCATTAGGAAGCACAGGCCAGACGGTACAGCTGAATCTGTGGAAATTCCTGTACATGACAATTTACGCGAATCTTTAGAACGGTTTGAGCCTGGGGAGTCTGAGTGGTTGTTCCCTTCCAGGTGCGGGACTAAACCTATCTGTTTACGCAATGCCTATGACATTCTCAAACGGGCTGTGGAACGGTCTGGTATGAGTGCCAAGGGAATTAGCACCCACAGCACCCGCCGAAGTTTGGTTAATCGGCTGCGGAAGAATGGCACATCTAAATCTGTGATTCGCAAAATTACCGGACACCGCGACGACAAGGGTTTAGACCCATACATTGACATTGACATCGATGAGGTTAAAGGAGCGATCGCCACACTATGA
- a CDS encoding glucose-6-phosphate dehydrogenase: MTAINIATDIPSNINTLEKLAVWCGLALANINPSLTSVEGVGYTERCAQAGVFYIQADNKYRALIRNSVQMSPDYLAGGAKLWTYAQELSNTALPATFKSN; encoded by the coding sequence ATGACTGCTATTAATATCGCTACAGACATACCTTCAAACATCAACACATTAGAAAAATTAGCTGTATGGTGTGGTTTAGCACTTGCCAATATCAATCCTTCTTTAACAAGTGTTGAAGGCGTTGGATATACGGAAAGATGCGCTCAAGCTGGAGTATTTTACATACAAGCTGATAATAAATATCGCGCCCTCATCCGTAATTCTGTGCAAATGTCGCCTGATTATTTGGCAGGCGGCGCGAAATTGTGGACTTATGCACAAGAGCTTAGTAACACAGCACTTCCAGCTACATTCAAATCAAATTAA